In Halomarina salina, one DNA window encodes the following:
- a CDS encoding phosphoribosylamine--glycine ligase, with protein sequence MNVLFASKDGLVGDVAWRVQREGHDVRYCIESESEARIADGFVEKVEDWHDHESWADLVVFDDVWGFGAEAERLRGDGVPVVGGTELTDRLEDDRGFAQEVLAEAGADVLPHREFTSFEAARDWVRETPAPYVVKPSGEVQNVKRLVYVGREEDGSDVLDVLDAYETAWGDRIRGFQLQRRATGVEVAVSAFFDGERFVEPVCVNFEHKKLFPGNVGPSTGEMGTSAFWTERVELFDRTLGRCADLLADEGYVGSIDLNCIATPDDIYPLEFTPRFGYPTIFVQAESMETPLGEFFYGLATGDAPHLTVESGYQVGVRVCVPPFPFDDETTFRETSYDAAITWEGGRSAGTADATSIDARPDGLHVEDVKRVRPDGTPTAPGERGQWRVEGTSGVVLTVAGCGETMRAAQREAYERVSKVVLPSMYFRDDIGDRWFDGGGTPRALNTERAGDGDRLAAWGYLR encoded by the coding sequence ATGAACGTACTGTTCGCCTCGAAGGACGGACTGGTCGGAGACGTCGCGTGGCGGGTCCAGCGCGAGGGTCACGACGTCCGGTACTGCATCGAGAGCGAGAGCGAGGCCCGAATCGCCGACGGGTTCGTCGAGAAGGTCGAGGACTGGCACGACCACGAGTCGTGGGCCGACCTCGTCGTCTTCGACGACGTCTGGGGGTTCGGCGCGGAGGCCGAACGACTCCGCGGCGACGGCGTCCCCGTCGTCGGCGGGACCGAACTGACCGACCGGCTGGAGGACGACCGCGGGTTCGCACAGGAGGTGCTCGCCGAGGCGGGCGCGGACGTGCTCCCACACCGCGAGTTCACGTCGTTCGAGGCGGCCCGCGACTGGGTCCGCGAGACGCCCGCGCCGTACGTCGTCAAACCGTCTGGCGAGGTCCAGAACGTGAAACGCCTCGTCTACGTCGGCCGCGAGGAGGACGGTAGCGACGTGCTGGACGTCCTCGACGCCTACGAGACGGCGTGGGGCGACCGGATTCGAGGGTTCCAGCTTCAGCGCCGGGCGACGGGCGTCGAGGTGGCCGTCAGCGCGTTCTTCGACGGCGAGCGGTTCGTCGAACCGGTCTGCGTCAACTTCGAGCACAAGAAGCTGTTCCCTGGCAACGTCGGCCCCTCGACGGGCGAGATGGGGACGAGCGCGTTCTGGACCGAGCGCGTCGAACTGTTCGACCGGACGCTCGGGCGCTGTGCGGACCTGCTCGCCGACGAGGGCTACGTGGGTAGCATCGACCTGAACTGCATCGCCACGCCCGACGACATCTACCCGCTGGAGTTCACGCCCCGCTTCGGTTACCCGACCATCTTCGTCCAGGCGGAGTCGATGGAGACGCCCCTCGGCGAGTTCTTCTACGGCCTCGCGACGGGTGACGCGCCCCACCTGACGGTCGAATCGGGCTACCAGGTCGGCGTCCGGGTCTGCGTCCCGCCGTTCCCGTTCGACGACGAGACGACGTTCCGCGAGACGTCCTACGACGCCGCCATCACCTGGGAGGGCGGCCGGTCGGCGGGCACCGCCGACGCGACGAGCATCGACGCCCGCCCCGACGGCCTGCACGTTGAGGACGTGAAGCGCGTCCGCCCGGACGGGACGCCGACGGCCCCCGGCGAGCGTGGGCAGTGGCGCGTCGAGGGGACGTCCGGCGTGGTGCTCACCGTCGCCGGCTGTGGCGAGACGATGCGGGCCGCACAGCGCGAGGCGTACGAACGCGTCTCGAAGGTGGTGCTCCCGTCGATGTACTTCCGCGACGACATCGGCGACCGCTGGTTCGACGGTGGCGGAACGCCGCGAGCGCTCAACACCGAGCGCGCGGGAGACGGGGACCGACTCGCGGCGTGGGGGTATCTGCGGTAG
- a CDS encoding phytoene/squalene synthase family protein, with the protein MVNKSQLAQSKSIHRRTGKTFYFATRVLPERVRRSTYVLYAFFRIADEVVDDEDNALTPDEQRERLEAIRAAALGHEETDDPVLAAFCDLREETGISDEEVNTFVDAMLTDVEKTRYADYGELESYMRGSAAAVGQMMTTLMDPDPEDEERARPRASALGEAFQLTNFVRDVREDIRDRGRIYLPQTTLDRHDVTDEQIANAEFDDDVRAVVEEELRRAEALYREGVAGIKYLPEDCQFAVLLAAVLYADHHRAIRHHDYDVLSTTPQLSTRRKLSLVVRTRAYWAFSKDPEAVFARVSAVPMTDERRSGHEAGGPHPVQ; encoded by the coding sequence ATGGTCAACAAATCGCAGCTAGCCCAGAGCAAGTCGATTCACCGGCGGACTGGGAAGACCTTCTACTTCGCGACGAGGGTCCTGCCAGAACGGGTCCGACGGTCGACCTACGTCCTCTACGCGTTCTTCCGCATTGCCGACGAGGTGGTGGACGACGAGGACAACGCTCTGACTCCAGACGAGCAACGAGAGCGCCTCGAAGCCATCCGGGCGGCTGCGCTCGGCCACGAGGAGACCGACGACCCCGTGCTCGCGGCGTTCTGCGACCTCCGCGAGGAAACGGGCATCAGCGACGAGGAGGTGAACACCTTCGTCGACGCCATGCTCACCGACGTCGAGAAGACGCGCTACGCCGACTACGGGGAACTGGAGTCGTACATGCGCGGGTCGGCGGCCGCCGTCGGACAGATGATGACGACGCTCATGGACCCCGACCCGGAGGACGAGGAACGTGCTCGACCACGGGCGAGCGCCCTCGGCGAGGCGTTCCAGTTGACCAACTTCGTGCGGGACGTGCGAGAGGACATCCGCGACCGGGGCCGCATCTACCTCCCGCAGACGACGCTCGACCGCCACGACGTCACCGACGAGCAGATCGCGAACGCCGAGTTCGACGACGACGTCCGGGCGGTCGTCGAGGAGGAGCTCCGCCGCGCCGAGGCGCTCTACCGCGAGGGCGTCGCGGGCATCAAGTACCTCCCGGAGGACTGCCAGTTCGCCGTCCTCCTCGCCGCCGTCCTCTACGCGGACCACCACCGGGCCATCCGCCACCACGACTACGACGTGCTCTCGACGACGCCGCAGTTGAGCACGCGCCGGAAGCTCTCGCTCGTCGTCCGTACACGCGCCTACTGGGCGTTCTCGAAGGACCCGGAAGCGGTGTTCGCGCGCGTCAGCGCCGTCCCGATGACCGACGAGCGCCGGTCGGGCCACGAGGCCGGCGGCCCCCACCCGGTCCAGTAA
- a CDS encoding CBS domain-containing protein, producing the protein MLTARDVMTRDVETVAPDDDVGDVLSKLAKAEFNGFPVLDGDELVGIVTQGDLVRLFQTDEHVLWIPIGLPPFTETVTYAVDVSWEDLDLGVDFARNVDKPIREVMTTDVVTVVPEDDVDRLLDLLSGTINRLPVLDEGTLVGIVTREDVIGALRDERRGV; encoded by the coding sequence ATGCTCACCGCACGCGACGTGATGACGCGAGACGTCGAGACGGTCGCACCGGACGACGACGTGGGCGACGTGCTTTCGAAACTGGCGAAGGCGGAGTTCAACGGGTTCCCGGTGCTCGACGGGGACGAACTGGTCGGCATCGTCACGCAGGGCGACCTCGTGCGCCTGTTCCAGACCGACGAACACGTCCTCTGGATTCCCATCGGTCTCCCGCCGTTCACCGAGACGGTGACCTACGCCGTCGACGTCTCGTGGGAGGACCTCGACCTCGGCGTCGACTTCGCCCGTAACGTCGACAAACCGATTCGCGAGGTGATGACGACGGACGTCGTCACCGTCGTGCCGGAGGACGACGTCGACCGCCTGCTCGACCTGCTCTCGGGAACGATAAACCGCCTGCCGGTGCTCGACGAGGGGACCCTGGTCGGTATCGTGACGCGGGAGGACGTCATCGGTGCACTGCGCGACGAGCGCCGCGGCGTCTGA
- the cruF gene encoding bisanhydrobacterioruberin hydratase, protein MTEGATANREWTRDRVEDRLDQLVRENRFTISVVFPVVGAVLLVASAEGLLPPPFGFNPYLILVGVCVMRLPLVAGVAPLVDRKATVALLALTAYAYGIEYLGVTTGQPYGSFEYTIDLGPMLFGVIPVALPVFFFPLVLNSYLLCLLLLGDRANRALVRLPVAVAAVVAMDLVLDPAAVSVQFWAYDPPGPYYGVPVSNYLGWVVSAAVSVLAFDWGFSRAGLLRRVRDCEFMLDDLVSFVILWGAVNLFYANWVAALVAALFGLGLVRTDRFDFDVRDSIPTR, encoded by the coding sequence ATGACCGAGGGCGCGACCGCGAACCGGGAGTGGACCCGCGACCGGGTCGAGGACCGGCTGGACCAGCTCGTCCGCGAGAACCGCTTCACCATCTCGGTGGTGTTCCCCGTCGTCGGTGCCGTCCTGCTCGTCGCCAGCGCGGAGGGCCTGCTCCCGCCGCCGTTCGGGTTCAACCCCTACCTCATCCTCGTCGGCGTCTGCGTGATGCGCCTGCCCCTCGTGGCGGGCGTCGCGCCGCTGGTCGACCGGAAGGCGACCGTCGCACTGCTCGCGCTGACCGCCTACGCATACGGTATCGAGTACCTCGGCGTGACGACGGGCCAGCCCTACGGCAGCTTCGAGTACACCATCGACCTGGGACCGATGCTGTTCGGCGTGATTCCCGTCGCCCTGCCGGTGTTCTTCTTCCCGCTGGTGCTCAACAGCTACCTCCTCTGCCTGCTGTTGCTCGGCGACCGGGCGAACCGCGCGCTGGTCCGCCTGCCCGTCGCCGTCGCGGCCGTCGTCGCGATGGACCTCGTCCTCGACCCGGCGGCCGTCTCGGTCCAGTTCTGGGCGTACGACCCGCCAGGGCCGTACTACGGCGTCCCCGTCTCGAACTACCTCGGCTGGGTCGTCTCGGCGGCCGTGTCGGTGCTCGCGTTCGACTGGGGGTTCTCGCGGGCGGGCCTCCTCCGTCGGGTCCGGGACTGCGAGTTCATGCTCGACGACCTGGTGAGCTTCGTCATCCTCTGGGGTGCGGTGAACCTGTTCTACGCGAACTGGGTCGCGGCGCTCGTCGCGGCCCTGTTCGGCCTGGGTCTGGTCCGGACCGACCGCTTCGACTTCGACGTGCGCGACTCGATTCCGACCCGGTGA
- a CDS encoding prenyltransferase: MELAPGLRDVLPPEESRVGYLLRLSRPRFWFYLAGPVVVGVTYAAATPADLFAPVALALFAYFLVPANVLLYGVNDVFDADVDAFNEKKEGREVRYEGGRLVVASVVVCALLALPFAFVLPTEALVAFLAWGLLSVEYSAPPLRFKTTPLLDSASNGLYVLPAVVAFAALAGEFPPWEAVLGGWLWTMGMHTFSAIPDIVPDRRAGIRTTATVLGERRTYAYCALCWLAAAVAFWFVHPFFAAVLGVYPLVVFGIAWSGVDASEAYWWYPAINTLVGMAITLAGLWVLIYP, encoded by the coding sequence ATGGAACTGGCCCCCGGCCTTCGCGACGTCCTCCCCCCGGAGGAGTCGCGCGTCGGCTACCTCCTGCGCCTGTCGCGGCCGCGGTTCTGGTTCTACCTCGCCGGACCCGTCGTCGTCGGCGTCACATACGCCGCGGCGACGCCCGCCGACCTGTTCGCGCCCGTCGCGCTGGCGCTGTTCGCGTACTTCCTGGTTCCCGCGAACGTGCTGCTCTACGGCGTCAACGACGTGTTCGACGCGGACGTCGACGCGTTCAACGAGAAGAAGGAGGGCCGCGAGGTCCGCTACGAGGGCGGGCGACTCGTCGTCGCCAGCGTCGTCGTCTGCGCGCTGCTCGCGCTCCCGTTCGCGTTCGTCCTGCCGACGGAGGCGCTCGTCGCCTTCCTCGCGTGGGGCCTGCTGTCGGTCGAGTACAGCGCCCCGCCGCTGCGGTTCAAGACAACACCGCTGCTCGACTCTGCGTCGAACGGCCTCTACGTCCTCCCCGCTGTGGTCGCGTTCGCCGCGCTCGCGGGCGAGTTCCCGCCGTGGGAAGCAGTGCTGGGAGGGTGGCTGTGGACGATGGGGATGCACACGTTCTCCGCCATCCCGGACATCGTCCCCGACAGGAGAGCGGGTATCCGGACGACGGCGACGGTGCTCGGCGAGCGCCGCACCTACGCCTACTGCGCGCTCTGCTGGCTGGCGGCGGCCGTCGCGTTCTGGTTCGTCCACCCGTTCTTCGCCGCGGTGCTCGGCGTCTACCCGCTGGTCGTCTTCGGCATCGCGTGGTCGGGCGTCGACGCGAGCGAGGCGTACTGGTGGTACCCCGCCATCAACACGCTCGTCGGGATGGCCATCACGCTCGCTGGGTTGTGGGTGCTTATCTATCCATGA
- a CDS encoding phytoene desaturase family protein: protein MSERDALRGREVVVVGGGFGGLSAACFLARDGADVTLLEKNEQVGGRASRLEADGFTFDMGPSWYLMPDVFERFFGQFGKTPSDYYDLERLDPHYRIFWKDGDRMDVVPDVEAMVETFDEYETGAGGALLDYLDTSQLHYETAMDDFVYTDRPRLRDWVDPDVMKAAPIGLKLVGTMDDYVADYFDSPKLRQLMQYTLVFLGGEPANTPALYNIMSHVDFNMGVWYPRRRDDDPRDGGGIGVVVDAIVDLAEELGVEFVTDSEVVEITKRRSGLHVETVDGDVYRPDRVVSDADYAHVERELLPEHERQYDDDYWEQKTYSPSAFLLYLGVEGDIDPLAHHTLVLPTDWDPHFERIFDDPDWPEDPAYYVCAPSVTDDTVAPDGHANLFVLVPVAPGLDDTPAVREEYREMVLDDLSENTGVDLRDRVVFEEQFSIADFADRYNAYEGNALGGIAHTLRQTALLRPRHRSKALDGLYFAGGYTTPGIGVPMCLISGEHTATALVEDE, encoded by the coding sequence ATGAGCGAACGAGACGCCCTCCGCGGCCGCGAGGTGGTCGTGGTCGGCGGCGGGTTCGGCGGACTGTCGGCGGCGTGCTTCCTCGCCCGCGACGGGGCCGACGTGACGCTGCTGGAGAAGAACGAGCAGGTCGGCGGCCGCGCCTCCCGCCTCGAAGCGGACGGGTTCACCTTCGACATGGGGCCGTCGTGGTACCTGATGCCGGACGTCTTCGAGCGGTTCTTCGGGCAGTTCGGCAAGACGCCGAGCGACTACTACGACCTGGAGCGACTCGACCCGCACTACCGCATCTTCTGGAAGGACGGCGACCGGATGGACGTCGTCCCGGACGTCGAGGCGATGGTCGAGACGTTCGACGAGTACGAGACGGGTGCGGGCGGCGCGCTCCTCGACTACCTCGACACGAGCCAGCTCCACTACGAGACGGCGATGGACGACTTCGTCTACACCGACCGGCCGCGCCTGCGCGACTGGGTGGACCCGGACGTCATGAAGGCCGCACCCATCGGCCTGAAACTCGTCGGGACGATGGACGACTACGTCGCCGACTACTTCGACAGCCCGAAGCTCCGCCAGTTGATGCAGTACACCCTCGTCTTCCTCGGGGGCGAACCGGCCAACACGCCCGCGCTCTACAACATCATGAGCCACGTCGACTTCAACATGGGCGTCTGGTACCCCCGGCGGCGCGACGACGACCCGCGCGACGGCGGCGGTATCGGCGTCGTCGTGGACGCCATCGTCGACCTGGCCGAGGAGCTGGGCGTCGAGTTCGTCACCGACAGCGAGGTGGTCGAGATAACGAAGCGCAGGTCCGGCCTCCACGTCGAGACGGTCGACGGCGACGTCTACCGACCCGACCGCGTGGTGAGCGACGCCGACTACGCCCACGTCGAGCGCGAACTGCTCCCCGAACACGAGCGCCAGTACGACGACGACTACTGGGAGCAGAAGACGTACTCGCCGTCGGCGTTCCTGCTCTACCTCGGCGTCGAGGGCGACATCGACCCGCTGGCCCACCACACGCTCGTCCTGCCGACCGACTGGGACCCGCACTTCGAGCGAATCTTCGACGACCCCGACTGGCCCGAGGACCCCGCGTACTACGTCTGTGCGCCGAGCGTGACCGACGACACCGTCGCCCCCGACGGGCACGCGAACCTGTTCGTCCTCGTCCCCGTCGCGCCGGGGCTGGACGACACGCCCGCCGTCCGCGAGGAGTACCGCGAGATGGTCCTCGACGACCTCTCGGAGAACACCGGCGTCGACCTGCGCGACCGCGTCGTCTTCGAGGAGCAGTTCTCCATCGCCGACTTCGCGGACCGCTACAACGCCTACGAAGGGAACGCGCTGGGCGGTATCGCCCACACGCTCCGCCAGACCGCGCTGCTCCGTCCGCGTCACCGCTCGAAGGCCCTCGACGGCCTCTACTTCGCCGGAGGCTACACCACGCCCGGCATCGGCGTCCCGATGTGCCTCATCAGCGGTGAGCATACGGCGACAGCGCTCGTAGAGGACGAGTGA
- a CDS encoding SDR family NAD(P)-dependent oxidoreductase: MDGTTAVVTGASRGLGAAVARRFADAGAHVVVSARDADAIESVAADIREGGGSATALRSDVRDEFDAERLLETAAREGEAGGVDTVVANAGVYHGDPGDTPLADDAYSAFDQHYQTNARGVFATVKESLPHLTADARVLVPSGSVARDATPGFGSYAASKAFAEALVRQFAVELDVTVGVVDPGQVATELTGGAGRDPADVADQFHWAATDAPAEELDGQVLDLRAWRGATR; encoded by the coding sequence ATGGACGGAACCACTGCGGTCGTCACGGGCGCGAGTCGCGGACTCGGCGCAGCGGTCGCTCGTCGATTCGCCGACGCGGGCGCACACGTCGTCGTCTCCGCACGCGACGCCGACGCCATCGAGTCGGTCGCCGCCGACATCCGCGAGGGCGGCGGGAGCGCGACGGCGCTCCGCTCGGACGTACGCGACGAGTTCGACGCCGAACGCCTGCTGGAGACGGCCGCCCGCGAGGGCGAGGCGGGTGGCGTCGACACCGTCGTCGCCAACGCCGGGGTGTACCACGGCGACCCCGGCGACACGCCGCTGGCCGACGACGCCTACAGCGCGTTCGACCAGCACTACCAGACGAACGCCCGCGGCGTGTTCGCCACGGTGAAGGAGTCGCTCCCGCACCTGACCGCCGACGCGCGTGTCCTCGTCCCGTCGGGGAGCGTCGCCCGCGACGCGACGCCGGGGTTCGGCTCCTACGCCGCCTCGAAGGCGTTCGCGGAGGCGCTCGTCCGCCAGTTCGCGGTCGAACTCGACGTCACCGTCGGCGTCGTCGACCCCGGGCAGGTGGCGACGGAACTCACCGGCGGCGCGGGCCGTGACCCCGCGGACGTCGCCGACCAGTTCCACTGGGCAGCGACCGACGCGCCTGCCGAGGAACTGGACGGGCAGGTCCTCGACCTGCGAGCGTGGAGGGGTGCGACACGCTGA
- a CDS encoding ZIP family metal transporter, whose product MGTTETFGSRSGLGRPSWVGVLAVALLVGVSALAVTADLWKVLVVAWVAFAAMALAIPLGVASEGSVGARRLVWGYGLASGAMLTSAAAFLVPQAIGLHPKLGGFGIAAGVVVGFGGHTLGHRLSHLDLPFDSTAAQLSAHALSAGLIIGLIYGSMPGVGLLLGLAIVSHKGPAGYAAARRLVRSGRSPWVILLPAAGVGIAAIPSAYVGLPSVDAVNAAVFGFAAGIFLHVALDFLPRCEVGSEVSEVAGITEHDHALLDQLRTHAVVSTTVGALVVFVAWTLLEGGF is encoded by the coding sequence ATGGGTACGACAGAGACGTTCGGTAGCAGGTCGGGGCTCGGTCGACCGTCGTGGGTGGGCGTGCTCGCCGTCGCCCTGCTGGTCGGGGTGTCGGCGCTCGCGGTGACCGCGGACCTCTGGAAGGTGCTGGTCGTCGCGTGGGTCGCGTTCGCGGCGATGGCGCTAGCCATCCCCCTCGGCGTCGCGTCGGAGGGGTCGGTGGGCGCACGTCGACTCGTCTGGGGGTACGGCCTCGCCAGCGGCGCGATGCTCACCAGCGCCGCGGCGTTCCTCGTCCCGCAGGCCATCGGTCTGCACCCGAAACTCGGCGGGTTCGGCATCGCCGCGGGCGTCGTCGTCGGCTTCGGCGGCCACACGCTCGGTCACCGCCTCTCGCACCTGGACCTCCCGTTCGACAGCACGGCGGCCCAGCTATCGGCCCACGCGCTGTCGGCGGGCCTCATCATCGGACTCATCTACGGGTCGATGCCGGGCGTCGGCCTCCTCCTCGGCCTCGCGATCGTCTCGCACAAGGGACCCGCGGGCTACGCCGCCGCCCGGCGACTCGTCCGCTCGGGTCGCTCGCCGTGGGTGATTCTCCTCCCCGCCGCGGGCGTCGGCATCGCGGCGATTCCGTCGGCGTACGTCGGCCTCCCGAGCGTGGACGCCGTCAACGCGGCCGTCTTCGGCTTCGCCGCTGGCATCTTCCTCCACGTCGCGCTGGACTTCCTGCCGCGCTGTGAGGTCGGCAGCGAGGTGTCGGAGGTCGCGGGCATCACCGAACACGACCACGCGCTGCTCGACCAGTTGCGGACGCACGCCGTCGTCTCGACGACGGTCGGCGCGCTGGTGGTGTTCGTCGCCTGGACGCTCCTCGAAGGCGGGTTCTGA